In the genome of Crassaminicella thermophila, the window ACATTCCAACTTTAAATTTAGACAATTTTATTCCCCCTTTATATAGAACACATTTTTTATATTATATATTCTAGAAATTTTAAATAAAACCTTTATAACTATAACAAAAAACCTGTATTAATTATCAATACAGGTTTTTTGTTATAGTTTTCTAAATACTCCTTTTACTAATCCTAAAATTCTAACATTAGTTGTAATAATAGGATCCATAGAAAGATTTTCTGGTTGCAGTCTTATATAATTTTTTTCTTTATAAAATCTCTTTACAGTAGCTTCATCTTCAATCATGGCTACTACGATATCACCATTATTAGCAATTTGCTGTTGTTTTACAAGTATATAATCTCCATCTAAAATTCCTGCATTTATCATACTATCTCCTTTTACAGTTAACATAAAATATTTACTGTTATCTATAAAATCTAATGGAACAGGAAAAGTATCTTCAATATTTTCTACAGCTAGAATTGGTAATCCTGCAGTAACTTTGCCTACCACAGGTATTTCTATAATTTCTTTTTTATTAGGTATATTTTCGTTATTATCTAATACTTCAATAGCTCTAGGTTTTGTAGGATCTCTTCTAATATAACCATTTTTTTCAAGCTTTGCTAAATGTCCATGTACAGTAGAAGTTGATTTTAAGCCAACAGCAACACATATCTCTCTGACAGAAGGAGGATAGCCTTTAGTATTAACTTCATTTTTTATATAGTTCAGTATTTTTTCTTGCTGTTTTGTTATATCATAAGCCATGAAAAGCACCTCGCAATGTTTTTTAATTAATTATAGCATACAATCATTATTTCATCAAACATCTGTTCGTTTTTTTGCATAAAGTATTTACAGGGAACACATGTTCTGTTAAAATAAAAACATAGAGAACATATGTTCTAAAAGGAGGTATAACAATGAAAATTAATTATTTACGAATAGCAAATAATTTTAGGTTTTTGTGGTTGATAGTAGTAATTTTATTATTTTTATATTTAGGAACAAATATATTTTTTAAAACAAATATAGCTGAAAGAACAAATAAATTAAAATATATTGAAATACAAATAAAATATGGAGATACAATATGGGAATTAGCAAAAAAATTTACACCCAATGATAAAGACATACGAAAAACTATATATGAGATAAGTTTAATTAATAACTTAGATTCATTAGATATATATCCTGGACAAGTTATTAAAATACCTACTGATCAAAACTAAGCTTTATGCTAAAAATAGCCCTATTAAATAGGACTATTTTTTTTATCATATTCTTCAAGCCATTCAAATTTATTTACGATTTCTCTTTTTACATTTTTCTTATGTGCTGCATATAATTGGGTTGTTGTTACATTGTCATGATCAAGCAAATTTTGAACATCATAAATAGAAAAACCATTTTGAATTAATGAAGTTGCAGCAGTAGCTCTTAATTTATGAGGACTATAGCCATTTTCTTTTGTAGTTCCTAATGCAAGAGAAGAATACTTCTTTACTAATTGTCTAATAGACTTTTCAGTCATTCTAGTTTTTTGTAAAGATAGAAAAAGAGCATCTTTATGTTTTTCTGGTACTTGTTCATCAGAAACTCTTTCTAATTGAATATAATCTAATATAACTTTTTCAACAGATTTATTTAAAGGCATATTTACTTCTTTTCCTCTTTTTCTATAAATCTTAAAATCACCTCGACCAAAATTAAAAGAAGAAACATTTAATTGTTGTAATTCTTTTAATCTTAATCCATAAGTAACAAATAATACTAAAATTGCCTTATCTCGTAATTTTGTTTTTTCCCAATATACAAGTTCCTTTTTGGTCAATCCGTTACCGGTCTCTACTATATCAAGCATTTTAGCTACTTCATCAATTTCTAATTTCTTTATTGCATCAGGCTGAGGTTTAGGAAGCCGTATAGGGTTTAGACCATCAGTAATATTTTCTGATATTAATTCATCTCTGAATAAGAATTTAAACAATACAGTTAAAGATGATTTTTTTCTTGCTAAAGAACGGTTATGATTCTCCATAATTATTATAGAATTTTTCTCATTAATTGTATATCTTGTACAATAATCTCCCAAAAATCTATTAATATCTTTTGCTTTTATACAATTAAACTCTTCTAAAGAAATGTCCTTTGTATTTACTGCTTTAGAAATATTTGTTTGTGATATAAGATACTTGCAAAAGAAAAAAATATCTTGTAAATATGCAAATCTCGTTGATAATGCTACACCATTTCTTAAATAAATAAAAAAATCTTTCATAAAAGTTGGTAAATTATTTTCAATTGTTATACATTTTTCTATAATTTCATTTTCTTTTTGTACAATATTATCTGGTTTATCTGATTTATTGTGTACTTTAATTATTCTTTTTTCCATAACCAACTCTCCTAATTAACAAATTTATTTATTTAAATTTTATCATAAAGAGAAAATTTAAATCAATATTCATATTTTAGAATATGTATATTAGGAGATACGGAAGTACACAGCAAAATCAAGTATAATAACTTTATCTACAATGCTGAAAAATTCTATCTAGATATTACTAATACGGAAATATTATGATTATATATTTATGGAGCTTGTAAAAAAACTTTCTGATAAAGAACGTAATATCAATTCTAAGTGTCTATGAAAGAAGAGATATACGTAATGCTATTTTTTCTAATTAAATATATAGAAGAACTCAAGGACAACATAAAAAAAATTAAAGTCCAAACAAAAAGTGCACATGCTTTTTTATCAAATTTTCAAATTACAGATTTAAATTATTATTAAAATTATATGCAAAATAACATTTGTGTCAAAAGTGCACATAGATTGGTGTCAATAGACAACAAGATAACAGTAGAAGAGACTTTTTGCAATATTTTTTGACCAACTATTCCCTAAATATACATTTAAAGAATAGTTGTTTTTTTAATAGCACTTCTTTCTTTTAGCTATATTTAAATTTTTTTAAATGTTGCCAACTCTATTCTTTTTTATAAATAAAATATAAAAAGTCTATTATTATTTAAAGCTCCAAAACTGATTTCAACGATAAACCTTTATAAAAAATATAGATTAACTAACTTTAAATAATGATATATTTCAATTAAAGAATTACATATACCGGATAAATTCTACTATATTTGCATAATTAGAATAAATTTTGCATAAACGACTACATTTTTCGACCATTCACTTGATAATTCATATCAATTGAACACATGGCAAATATTGTATACAAACAACAAAATATAAAGAAATTTGTATAATTCAGAAGATTTATTAAAACAAAATACCTTCCTTATTTAAAATATAGAAGGTATTTTAGTATACATAAAATTATTATAATATACCTAAATCGTATTACAAATAAAAATCTTCTATAGTTTTATCTTTAATATCCTGATTTATCCCTATGTATCGCAAAGTAACACTAGGCGATGAATGATTAAAAATATCTTGTAAAATAGCTACATCTTTATATATTTGATAATGCCAATACCCAAAAGTTTTTCTCAAAGTATGAGTTCCAACTTCGCTAATACCGATTGCATTTGCAGCATTATTTAATATTCTATACGCTTGTACTCTTGATATAGGTTTATTCTTTCCTTTTCTGCTTTGAAACAAATATTCTTCTTCACGCATATTTTTTATATACATTTCAAAATCTTTTCTTAATTGATTATTAATTAAAAACCTCTTTTCTTTTCCTGTTTTCTTTTCTTGGATGCTTATATGTGTTCTATTCCTTACATCCGAAACTTTCAATTTTAATAAATCACTTATTCTCAATCCTGTATTTATACCGGCAACAAAAAGTAAATAATTTTTATATCCTGATTTTAAAAGCTCATTTTTCATATCTTCTATCTTATACTTATCTCTTATGGGTTGTACAATTTTCATTTCTATTCCCCCTTTTTCTACTAAATCTTACTAAATATTATATTACATTGAAAGTTACAACACAATATAATAAGTTACTTTAACATTTTACGTTTTTAAAGATCTGTTGATTTTTCAATATTTCTATTAATTTCACTGATGTAACATAATTTCTATTATGTTACATTGATGGATAGATAGCTCTATTTTTTTACCTAGCATTTCGACAACTTTTTTTAAATAGTAAACTATCTATTTTCAAAAAAAATCTCTTAGAATCGAAATATACGTGCCAAAAATTTAGTAGGCGGTAGATAATTATTTTATCTACCGCCTATACAGATTAATTATTCATATTTTATTTCAAACTAAAATTTAGATAATCAATAGCATTATCTTCCAGTTGCTGAATTGTATATAAATATCTTTGAGCAAGATTTTCATTACTCCAGCCTAATTGTTGTTTTACTTGTTTAGAAGAAGCTCCTTTTTTAAGAGTATATGCTACTAATGTATGCCTTAGATCTCTTGGAGTATACTCACGATCTAACGCTGCTTCTTTACATGCTTTTTTAAGTACCATTCTTATCCATCTTCCTGTTATTTTACTGCCTCTATTATTTAAAAAAACATAGCTATCTTGTGCAATTAAAGATGATAAACTATTTCTATACTTTTGTAAAAGATTCCAAGTATCTTTATGTACTTTAGTATATCTTTTTCCATATTTTGTCGTAAATACAATACCTATATTTCCACGATCGTCAATAACAAATTGATTCCATTTAAGATTTACAGCTTCATTTAAAGTAAGTCCTGATGTAAAAATCAACATTAAAATAGAATAATCCCTCAAATTATATGTTTTTAGTATGGAAATCAATTTATCTAACTCTTCCCAGTTTATAATTCTCTCTTTTGATATATTTCTCGATGCTATAGGTTTTGAAATTTTTTTAAAATGATTATATGATATATAGTTATTTTCTTCTAAATAATTAAAAAAACTATATATTTGGCTATATAACTTTTCAGCAGTAGATATTGCAAGTTTCTTACTAGAAACTCTCATATTAAGATCATTAATATATTTTTTACAATCATAAAAATTTGCTTCAAGAAAATCTTTATCTATAAATTTTACAAAGCTATTTATATCTCTTTTATAATCATTTTTGGTTTTTTCTCTTTCAAGTCTTGATAAAAATGAAAGTAAAATTTTTTCACTAGTTTGCATGTTATAAAACTCCTTTCATTAGATTTATATTAAATATATTATTAAACTAATTGATGTTCTAATATTAAAACTACTCGGAATTACAATACTATAACAAATATTAATCAATTTCATTATATCATTATTGACAAATGGTTATCAAATAAACTTTTATGATCAATCCTCCTTAGTTATTTAAGTTAAAAAAAAAACAAAAATTTAATATTATTTATAAATATATATGGAAATAAAATACATATTATAGTATAATATCTTTTAGTTGAATTAGTAAAACGTTTAACTCAAACAATTTAAGAAAGGAAAAAAAGTATGAACGAGCCACAAAATATTCAAATAAAAATAAAAATTTTACGAGATAAAATGCATGAATTAATTGATGAGAAAGAAAATCTATTAGCTGCTGAAGTAATACATATAAGTCAAATGCTTGATAAAGTGTTAAATTACTATTACCAAGTTAAAAACCAAAATTAATCTACAACTTATTCTGTTTATAAAAATAGTCTATTTCTTATTCCCTTCAATATTTTATAATGTTTATACTTTTTAAGATTGTTGTCAAATAATTTTCTAATATAAGTATCATCTACGAACTTAATCCAATCAGCGCTGTAGTATTTTGAATCTCTTCTTATATTTATTATCCATAATTTTTCTTTACTGTAATTATTTTTTATAATTGTTTTATATAAAATAAAAAGTAATAGGAGCACTGATATTGTAACACATGTCCTTTAATCTACATATCATGTATTAAGAAAGATTGAAAAAGATACAATTTGTAAATCAATTATTAGAAAGGAGGTAAATCTATGCCTGGATTCGGTTGTTTATTTAATAGTCGTGACGAATTATTATTTTTCTTCTTATTATTAGTAGTATTGTTCTGTGGTCCTTACTTGTTTGGTGGTTATGGTTGTTAATAATACAAAAAGAATTGGGATGTTTCCCAATTCTTTTTGTTATTTTTTACATTATAGATAGAAATACTAATTCCCTTCAATAATAATGAATTATAACACTTCAATTGTAATTAACATTTATCATATAAAAGTAATAATATAATAATAAGAATAGATATATATTGTTGATTAACAAGTATCTATTTTAATCAAAAAAGAAAGGAGAATTCAGCAATGTGAGAATACTAATTGCATACGATGGTTCTGAAACTTCAAGAAAAGCACTATTAAAAGGAAAAGAACTAGCAGAAAAGCTCTCTTGTAATGTAACCATATTGTATGTAATTAATGATTTTCTTACCCGCATTTATGACTATACACTTGTATTTAAGGTTGATAAATTTGCTCGTAAAAAGCAAGGAGAGAGAATTTTAACAAAAGGTCTAGAGTATTTTAAAGATTTTAAAAAAAGTGTGAATACTATAATAAAAACGGGTGATCCTGCTACTATTATCGTAGAAACGGCAAAACAAGAAAAAGTAGATATGATTATATTAGGGAGTAAAGGGCTATCAGGAATACAAAAACTATTCATAGGAAGTGTTTCAAATAAAGTTTTGATTCACACTGATATATCCGTATTAATTGTAAAATAAATATATTAAATTAAAATATTATTTTAACCATCAAGAGAAAAAACAAAAATAAGCTCTTGATGGTTACTATTTCTATTCTTCCCATATTGTTATATCTTTAAAAAACCTTTGTCCTTCATTGTTTGCAACGCTTTAATTACTCCATATTTTGCATGTTCATAAGTTAAGCCACCTTGATAGTATACAATATAAGGTTCTTTTATAGGTGCATCAGCACTTAACTCGATAGAAGATCCTTGTACAAAAGCTCCTGCTGCCATAATAACAGGACTATCATATCCAGGCATATCCCAAGGTTCAGGCGTTACAAAAGAGTCTACTGGAGCAGCAGCTTGTACTCCTTGACAAAATGCAATTACCGCTTCAGGACTTTTAAGCTTTATGGATTGTATAATATCACTTCTATCTCCATTAAAACTTGGCGACACTTCATAACCTAATTTTTCGAATAACTTGGCACAAAGGATTGCACCTTTTATTGCCTCACTCACAACATGAGGAGCTATAAACAATCCTTGGAACATACTTCTTGTAAGACCAAAAGTAAGGCCACACTCCTTTCCTACCCCAGGAGAAGTCATTCTATAAGAAATTAATTCAATAAGATTTTTTCTTCCCACTATGTAACCCCCTGTAAGAGCTAATCCTCCACCAGGATTTTTAATCAAAGATCCTGCCATAACATCTACCCCTACCTCAGTAGGTTCTAATATATCTAAAAATTCCCCATAGCAATTATCTACCATAACAATTACATCTGATTTTACATCTTTTGCTGTCTCTACAATATTTTTTATATCTGTTATAGTTAATGCTTTTCTCCAGCTATAGCCTGTTGATCTTTGAATATAAACCATCTTAGTTTTCTTTGTAATGCTTTTTGCTAATAATTCTAAATCTACTTCTCCATTACTTAAAAAGTCAATTTGATTATAGCTTACACCAAATTCCATTAAAGAACCATTATATTCTCCTCTAATTCCAATTACTTCCTCAAGTGTATCATATGGCTTTCCTGTAACAGAAATCATTTCATCACCTGGTCTTAATATACCTGTAAGACAGAGAGTTAGAGCGTGTGTGCCATTTACAATAGTAGGACGTACAATAGCGTCTTCTGTTTTAAAAAGATTTGCGTAAACTTTTTCAATAGCCTCTCTTCCTATATCATTATACCCATATCCTGTATTCCAGTTAAAATGCATGTCACTTATTCTCGTCTCTTGCATTACTTTTAATACTTTATATTGGTTATATTGCTTTAAATCATCAATTTTTTTAAATTCTTCTTGAATTTCATTTTCTGTTTCTAATACTAAATTTAACACTTCATTACTTATATTCATTTGCTCTCTTAAAAATTCTTCTATATTTTTTCGCAATCTTATCACCATCCAATATATAATTCTTTTGTATTTTAACACATTATATCTTTATTATCAATTTGGTTATTACATAATGGACAACTATGGTCATTATAAACATCTTCTCGCATTTTCAATGGTGCATAATAAACTCCTTTTTTATATCCTTCCTTTATTCCTATCCTACGTCCTATAGCATAACCTAATAAAAATATTGATAATATTATGATAGAATAAATACCGTATATCATAAAAACCTCCTTAATTTTACAACTATTTATTTGTTAGAACCTAATTTTGCTAAAAGGTTTATACTAATTTTTTGATAAATAACATTTATTAATATATAACATAAAAGTACAATAATTAATTTGATATAATCAAACATCAATAGAAGTATAATCATAATTAAGCCCATAAGAATAATCTCTATTTTTCCAAACTTGTTTGCAAAATTCTTATATCCATACTTTCTATCAAGTTTCATATCATGAATATCATCAATAAACTGTATTACAATCATTATAAGCATTGATGTAGTAATAGACCTAAAAGAAAACATACAACAATTTATAATAAATATAATAATACTTTCCTGATATCCTTTAAATCCTGTTGACAATTTCATATTTAAATCATGAAACATTCCAACAATATAACAAGAGCTCATTAATGTTACAGCATATTGTACATGTATTGCTGAAGCTATAGAAAAAAAAATAATACTATAAGGTAAAATTGCTTTATCTAATGTATGTATTAATAAATTATTATCTTCATCTAAATAATCATCTAAAAGCTTAATGATTAATCCTATTATAAGGCTAGCAGTTAGTTTCTTGATAATGCTATAATCTACGAGATACATAGCTTTTCACCTCTCCAAAACCTCTCTTTAATAAAGCAGATATAGGAATAATATAATGGTCTGAAAATTCTTTTTGAAGCTGTATAATAGGAGTTTTCCTTTCAAGCAAATCTATTTTATTTCCTAAAATAGCATAACCTTCCTTTATAGCCCCATATTTTATTAATTGATAATCCACTTCACCAATACTTTCTATAACGTTATTATAATTTAGCTTAGAAATATCAATAATATGTAGAATAATATCGCTTTCTCTAAGAGCTCCTAACGTTTGTCCCATAGCTCTTCTTATTTTTACGTCCTTATGTATACCATCAATTAAACCACTACTATCTATAATCTTTATTATTTTTCTCCCTTTTAAAATGGGAATTTCTATCTCTATAGATTGTAAGCAAGTTGTTTTATACGGAACACTTGAAGATAAAATTCGCTTAGCTTCTTCTGTTGAGTATTTTTTTACTTCTACTTTTTCATCATTTTTTATAGACTTAATTTCTATATTTTTAAAACCAAGATACTCTGCAAAATTTAAAATAAATAGCGTCTTACCTGCATTAGGCTTTCCAATAACAAGACAATTTCTCATTAATAATCCCCTACCCCTCTGTAATATCTTCTCTTTTTAGAATCATTAAATCTTCCCGTGTAAAACTTCCTGAATTTTGTAACCTTACTGCTTGTTTTCGGATAGCTCTCTCAATAATATTTCTTACTAATCTTGCATTTCCACTATTCTGTTTATCCTCTAATCTCTTCTGTGATATAATTTTTAATAATTTTGCCTTAGCTGAAATAGAAAGCTTATACTGTCTTTTTTCAAGCATTACTTCAGCAATACGTATTAATTCATCTAAACTATAATCTGGAAATTCAATATGTATAGGAAAACGAGATTTTAATCCAGGATTAGTTTTTAAAAATTTTTCCATTTCTTCCTTATATCCTGCTAATATTAAAATAAGATTTTCTTTATAATCTTCCATCCCTTTTACCATTGCATCTATAGCTTCTTTGCCAAAATCTTTCTCACCCCCTCTAGCTAAAGAGTATGCTTCGTCAATAAACATAATTCCACCTAAAGATTTTTTTATATGTTCTCTTACTTTTACTGCTGTATGACCAATATATTCTCCTACTAAATCAGCTCTTTCAACTTCTACTACATGTCCCCTTTCTAATACTCCCATTGCACAAAAAATTTTTCCTAATAGTCGTGCTACCGTTGTTTTTCCTGTTCCTGGATTACCTTTAAAAATCATATGTAATACCATTGGTTCAGTAGCTAATTGTTCTTCTTTTCGTTTATTTTGAATAGTAATATATGCTTGTATTTCTCTTGAAAGTTTTTTAACACTCTTTAGCCCTATTAAATTATCAAGCTCTTTCATTAAAATTCTTATGTTTTCTTCATTATTTATTTTCTTATTCTCATTTAATTCTCTATTATTTATCATTTTTTGAATAGCATATTCAGTTGTAATTTTACCCTGTTCTAATAAATTAAAAATATCTGAATACTTATTATATCTCATACTTTTCACCTCAAAATAGTTGTTATAATATAATATGCTGTAAGTATATAAATTTTTTCAAAAACAAAAAAATAAGGATAACATTTCTGTTATCCTTATTTTTAAATTTTATTCTTCTTGCTTTTTATTATTAGTTAGCATAAAATTTACAGACTTTAAAGGAGTTATTGTCGAGATAGCATGTTTATATATCATATGTTGCTTACCATCACTATCTAATACAATTGTATAACTATCAAAACCTTTTACAGTTCCCTTTATTTGAAATCCATTAACCAAATATACAGTTATAGAAGTATGTTCTTTTCTTACTTGGTTCAAAAATACATCTTGTAAATTTATTGAATTTTTCATAAATACCCCTCCTATAATATTGAAAAAAGTAGATTACATAAAGTATTCTATATAAAGTTTAATTTTCCTTCAACATATTTTATTATGTCATTTTCCAGTTGAACCTTTGAACTGTATTCATTAAAATTAAACCATTTAATTTTATCATATCTTTTAAACCATGTAATCTGTCTTTTTGCATAACGCCTAGTATCTCTTTTTAAAATTCTTATAGCTTCTTCAAAATCATACATACCTTTTAAGTATTTTATAATTTCTTTGTACCCTAATCCCTTCATCGAAATGTCTTCTTCATTTAAACCCAAGCTTATCAACTTTTTCACTTCTTCAACAAGTCCTTTTTTAATTAATATGTCAACTCTTTTATTGATTCTTTCATATAACTCTTGTCTATCTCTCATTAGTCCAATTAAAACATAATTATAATCTGGATTTTC includes:
- the lexA gene encoding transcriptional repressor LexA, encoding MAYDITKQQEKILNYIKNEVNTKGYPPSVREICVAVGLKSTSTVHGHLAKLEKNGYIRRDPTKPRAIEVLDNNENIPNKKEIIEIPVVGKVTAGLPILAVENIEDTFPVPLDFIDNSKYFMLTVKGDSMINAGILDGDYILVKQQQIANNGDIVVAMIEDEATVKRFYKEKNYIRLQPENLSMDPIITTNVRILGLVKGVFRKL
- a CDS encoding LysM peptidoglycan-binding domain-containing protein, producing MKINYLRIANNFRFLWLIVVILLFLYLGTNIFFKTNIAERTNKLKYIEIQIKYGDTIWELAKKFTPNDKDIRKTIYEISLINNLDSLDIYPGQVIKIPTDQN
- a CDS encoding tyrosine-type recombinase/integrase, with product MEKRIIKVHNKSDKPDNIVQKENEIIEKCITIENNLPTFMKDFFIYLRNGVALSTRFAYLQDIFFFCKYLISQTNISKAVNTKDISLEEFNCIKAKDINRFLGDYCTRYTINEKNSIIIMENHNRSLARKKSSLTVLFKFLFRDELISENITDGLNPIRLPKPQPDAIKKLEIDEVAKMLDIVETGNGLTKKELVYWEKTKLRDKAILVLFVTYGLRLKELQQLNVSSFNFGRGDFKIYRKRGKEVNMPLNKSVEKVILDYIQLERVSDEQVPEKHKDALFLSLQKTRMTEKSIRQLVKKYSSLALGTTKENGYSPHKLRATAATSLIQNGFSIYDVQNLLDHDNVTTTQLYAAHKKNVKREIVNKFEWLEEYDKKNSPI
- a CDS encoding site-specific integrase, whose protein sequence is MKIVQPIRDKYKIEDMKNELLKSGYKNYLLFVAGINTGLRISDLLKLKVSDVRNRTHISIQEKKTGKEKRFLINNQLRKDFEMYIKNMREEEYLFQSRKGKNKPISRVQAYRILNNAANAIGISEVGTHTLRKTFGYWHYQIYKDVAILQDIFNHSSPSVTLRYIGINQDIKDKTIEDFYL
- a CDS encoding tyrosine-type recombinase/integrase, encoding MQTSEKILLSFLSRLEREKTKNDYKRDINSFVKFIDKDFLEANFYDCKKYINDLNMRVSSKKLAISTAEKLYSQIYSFFNYLEENNYISYNHFKKISKPIASRNISKERIINWEELDKLISILKTYNLRDYSILMLIFTSGLTLNEAVNLKWNQFVIDDRGNIGIVFTTKYGKRYTKVHKDTWNLLQKYRNSLSSLIAQDSYVFLNNRGSKITGRWIRMVLKKACKEAALDREYTPRDLRHTLVAYTLKKGASSKQVKQQLGWSNENLAQRYLYTIQQLEDNAIDYLNFSLK
- a CDS encoding aspartyl-phosphate phosphatase Spo0E family protein, with translation MNEPQNIQIKIKILRDKMHELIDEKENLLAAEVIHISQMLDKVLNYYYQVKNQN
- a CDS encoding universal stress protein: MRILIAYDGSETSRKALLKGKELAEKLSCNVTILYVINDFLTRIYDYTLVFKVDKFARKKQGERILTKGLEYFKDFKKSVNTIIKTGDPATIIVETAKQEKVDMIILGSKGLSGIQKLFIGSVSNKVLIHTDISVLIVK
- a CDS encoding methionine gamma-lyase family protein, with protein sequence MVIRLRKNIEEFLREQMNISNEVLNLVLETENEIQEEFKKIDDLKQYNQYKVLKVMQETRISDMHFNWNTGYGYNDIGREAIEKVYANLFKTEDAIVRPTIVNGTHALTLCLTGILRPGDEMISVTGKPYDTLEEVIGIRGEYNGSLMEFGVSYNQIDFLSNGEVDLELLAKSITKKTKMVYIQRSTGYSWRKALTITDIKNIVETAKDVKSDVIVMVDNCYGEFLDILEPTEVGVDVMAGSLIKNPGGGLALTGGYIVGRKNLIELISYRMTSPGVGKECGLTFGLTRSMFQGLFIAPHVVSEAIKGAILCAKLFEKLGYEVSPSFNGDRSDIIQSIKLKSPEAVIAFCQGVQAAAPVDSFVTPEPWDMPGYDSPVIMAAGAFVQGSSIELSADAPIKEPYIVYYQGGLTYEHAKYGVIKALQTMKDKGFLKI
- a CDS encoding GTPase, which translates into the protein MRNCLVIGKPNAGKTLFILNFAEYLGFKNIEIKSIKNDEKVEVKKYSTEEAKRILSSSVPYKTTCLQSIEIEIPILKGRKIIKIIDSSGLIDGIHKDVKIRRAMGQTLGALRESDIILHIIDISKLNYNNVIESIGEVDYQLIKYGAIKEGYAILGNKIDLLERKTPIIQLQKEFSDHYIIPISALLKRGFGEVKSYVSRRL
- a CDS encoding AAA family ATPase, which produces MINNRELNENKKINNEENIRILMKELDNLIGLKSVKKLSREIQAYITIQNKRKEEQLATEPMVLHMIFKGNPGTGKTTVARLLGKIFCAMGVLERGHVVEVERADLVGEYIGHTAVKVREHIKKSLGGIMFIDEAYSLARGGEKDFGKEAIDAMVKGMEDYKENLILILAGYKEEMEKFLKTNPGLKSRFPIHIEFPDYSLDELIRIAEVMLEKRQYKLSISAKAKLLKIISQKRLEDKQNSGNARLVRNIIERAIRKQAVRLQNSGSFTREDLMILKREDITEG
- the hfq gene encoding RNA chaperone Hfq, with amino-acid sequence MKNSINLQDVFLNQVRKEHTSITVYLVNGFQIKGTVKGFDSYTIVLDSDGKQHMIYKHAISTITPLKSVNFMLTNNKKQEE